A portion of the Chryseobacterium tructae genome contains these proteins:
- a CDS encoding BlaI/MecI/CopY family transcriptional regulator, with protein sequence MKINHLTAAEENFMKLFWKMESFYLKDVMEQHPEPKPHQNTVSTYLKILVEKGYLSTVKEGRIFKYTVIVPFEEYRKFLLKELTHNFFNDSGKEILEFLFSEKLLTQNDLKGYFDLKIEIKPAKIEDPKFEVADEILNPKKEKKTKVSKEKEKEKKKKKKKL encoded by the coding sequence ATGAAAATCAATCATCTTACCGCCGCAGAAGAAAACTTTATGAAGCTGTTTTGGAAAATGGAATCTTTCTATCTGAAGGACGTTATGGAGCAGCATCCGGAACCTAAACCTCACCAAAATACGGTTTCCACATATTTGAAAATATTGGTTGAAAAGGGCTATTTATCTACCGTAAAGGAAGGTAGAATCTTCAAATATACAGTCATTGTTCCGTTTGAAGAATATAGAAAGTTCTTGTTAAAAGAGCTCACTCATAATTTCTTTAATGATTCAGGAAAAGAAATTCTTGAATTTTTATTCAGTGAAAAGCTCCTTACACAGAACGATCTTAAAGGCTATTTTGATCTTAAAATTGAAATTAAGCCTGCAAAAATTGAAGATCCGAAATTTGAGGTCGCTGATGAGATCTTAAATCCGAAGAAAGAGAAAAAGACAAAGGTCAGCAAAGAAAAAGAGAAGGAGAAAAAGAAGAAGAAGAAAAAGTTATAA
- a CDS encoding RNA recognition motif domain-containing protein, giving the protein MNIFVSNINYATKEYELHDLFAEFGDVSSAKIVTDRETGRSRGFGFIEMGDEEGQQAIEALNQKEFNGKTLNVSEAKPREEKPRRSFDNNRGGGYGGNNRGNGGGGYGGGNRGGNGGGNRW; this is encoded by the coding sequence ATGAACATTTTTGTTTCAAACATCAATTACGCAACTAAAGAGTATGAGTTGCACGATCTATTTGCAGAATTTGGTGATGTATCATCAGCTAAAATCGTAACAGACAGAGAAACTGGCCGTTCTAGAGGTTTTGGTTTCATCGAAATGGGTGATGAAGAAGGACAGCAGGCTATTGAAGCTCTTAATCAAAAAGAATTCAACGGAAAAACATTAAACGTATCTGAAGCTAAGCCAAGAGAAGAGAAGCCAAGAAGAAGCTTCGACAACAACAGAGGCGGAGGTTACGGTGGTAACAACCGTGGAAATGGTGGCGGTGGCTACGGCGGTGGAAATCGTGGTGGTAACGGCGGTGGAAATCGTTGGTAA
- a CDS encoding DUF6157 family protein: MMKLHTTNYINTFIEVAEDCPVSQAQIPPDKKEKTLANLQYEKISKHPYQYSSDDIIFECYAFKNDISENEKQEARNQFFSKGQACLRSSPLAKRYGFGFHHNKEGKVALFPIESKEYQNLLNNPDIAKTKAMRSKRK; the protein is encoded by the coding sequence ATGATGAAACTACACACCACGAATTATATTAATACTTTTATAGAAGTCGCTGAAGACTGTCCCGTTTCCCAGGCTCAGATTCCACCTGATAAGAAAGAAAAGACACTCGCCAATCTCCAGTATGAGAAAATCAGCAAACATCCTTATCAATACTCTTCTGATGATATTATTTTTGAATGTTATGCTTTTAAAAATGATATTTCTGAAAATGAAAAGCAGGAAGCAAGAAATCAATTCTTTTCCAAAGGACAAGCTTGCCTTCGCTCTTCTCCTCTAGCCAAAAGATATGGATTCGGATTCCACCATAATAAAGAAGGCAAAGTAGCTCTATTTCCTATAGAGAGTAAAGAATATCAAAATTTATTAAATAACCCTGACATCGCAAAGACAAAAGCAATGCGCTCCAAAAGAAAATGA
- a CDS encoding acyl-CoA thioesterase has translation MNYHTRKWVKPEDLNPNHSLFGGRLLQWIDEEAALYAIIQLENTKVVTKFISEINFVSSAKQGDIIEIGIEAIHFGSSSITLRCDVRNKMTHQTIITVDKIVMVNLDSNGNPAPHGKTQIEFVKDRLNSEL, from the coding sequence ATGAACTACCATACAAGAAAATGGGTAAAACCCGAAGATTTAAATCCTAATCACTCACTTTTCGGAGGAAGACTTTTACAATGGATTGATGAAGAAGCAGCACTATATGCGATCATCCAGCTTGAAAACACAAAGGTTGTTACTAAATTTATTTCAGAAATCAATTTTGTAAGTTCAGCAAAACAAGGAGACATTATAGAAATTGGTATTGAAGCGATTCATTTTGGTTCTTCTTCTATTACATTAAGATGTGATGTCCGTAATAAAATGACTCACCAGACCATTATCACTGTTGATAAAATTGTAATGGTCAACCTGGATAGCAACGGCAACCCTGCACCACATGGCAAAACCCAGATTGAATTTGTAAAAGACAGATTAAACAGCGAACTATGA
- a CDS encoding helix-turn-helix domain-containing protein, translated as MKIFIKNMVCSRCISAVETIFNNADVKTSSIILGEVETQAEVPTTTMQSIEEKLLATGFERIMDSAHQLIEKIKNLIIVKVSELDIDEDFLLSEFLSSKIHKDYSSLSKTFSQNENITLEQFFILQKIEKVKELLLYNEFNLTEIAGKLGYKSVQHLSTQFRNVTGFTPTEFKKLKDHHRKPLDNL; from the coding sequence ATGAAGATCTTCATCAAGAATATGGTCTGCAGCCGATGCATTTCCGCTGTAGAGACCATTTTCAATAATGCAGATGTAAAAACCAGCTCCATCATTCTGGGGGAAGTAGAAACACAAGCAGAAGTTCCTACAACAACCATGCAGTCTATCGAAGAGAAGCTACTTGCAACCGGATTCGAAAGAATTATGGATTCTGCACACCAACTTATTGAAAAAATTAAAAACCTGATTATTGTAAAAGTCAGTGAACTTGATATTGATGAGGATTTCCTACTTTCTGAATTTTTAAGCTCAAAGATCCACAAAGATTATAGCTCCCTCTCCAAAACATTTTCACAGAATGAAAACATTACCCTGGAACAATTTTTCATTCTTCAAAAAATAGAAAAAGTAAAAGAACTCCTTTTATATAATGAATTCAATCTTACGGAAATCGCAGGAAAACTGGGTTACAAAAGTGTTCAGCATCTTTCTACCCAATTCCGCAACGTTACCGGATTCACTCCTACTGAATTCAAAAAATTAAAGGATCATCATAGGAAACCGCTAGACAATCTTTAA
- a CDS encoding heavy metal translocating P-type ATPase produces the protein MEQQYKILGMTCSGCQKKISNQLNGIDGVTADVNLENNTATITSHHAVTLSVLNDSLAEIGKYRLEDPNNPEKTFIKPQDRVSPSSVYYCPMECEGEKVYFKQGERCPVCNMYLVPIEEKLAKDPNHKPTYSSTHLPENFKDSIGKYYCPMFCEGDKVYDEKGDCPVCHMHLEEISEDMAKNAVSHHSHSHSHPHTHHHNHHHETPKVTDEMAGKYYCPMYCEGDKTYDSNVGCPVCGMDLVKYPEKKTAKYTCPMHPEIISDEPGSCSICGMDLVRMPDSKDDEEDETYNILKRKFLISLAFTVPVFILSMGGMFIDFPFSHQIQGFIELALTLPVMFYSGWFLLKRGWVSFKTWNLNMFSLIALGVAAAFIFSITALAFPDIIPHEIRGHNHEIPLYFEAVCVILTLVILGQLMEAAAHKKTGNAIKELMNLSPDEANLIVNGEEKRVLLSQVKIGDLLKVKPGEKIPVDGKITEGNSIVDESMITGEPVPVEKTIDDKVSSGTINGNQVFIMKAEKVGDETLLSQIIKMVNEASRSRAPIQKLTDKVSKVFVPVVILIAVLTFVLWQFFGPEGKRSLFAFVNAVAVLIVACPCALGLATPMSLMVGIGKGAKNGILIKNAEALEQMNKVNVLITDKTGTLTEGKPSVEYIETASKEDKSQILKLAFSLNQNSEHPLSNAVIKRAKDENIAAEKVDQFENISGKGVKGNINGKTVYLGNESLLTSHQIQIPNALKQKAIEVQSKAHTISYVAQDQNVLGFISFTDKIKASSKKAVDRLMSEGVDIIMMTGDNEHTAKAVAEELGIKHFKANCLPEDKLNEVKRLQQQGKIVAMTGDGINDSPALAQSNIGIAMGTGTDVAIESAEITLLKGDILGVAKAKLLSEKLLRNIKENLFFAFIYNVLGIPVAAGLLYPFFGILLSPMIAAAAMSVSSLSVILNSLRLNSVDLDIK, from the coding sequence ATGGAACAACAGTACAAAATACTCGGAATGACCTGTTCCGGTTGCCAGAAAAAGATATCTAATCAACTGAACGGTATTGACGGAGTTACAGCCGATGTTAATCTGGAGAACAATACCGCCACCATTACTTCTCATCATGCGGTTACGCTTTCCGTTTTAAATGATTCCCTGGCGGAAATAGGAAAATATAGACTGGAAGATCCCAACAATCCTGAAAAAACTTTTATAAAACCTCAGGATCGGGTATCTCCGTCTTCAGTATATTATTGCCCCATGGAATGTGAAGGTGAGAAAGTATATTTCAAACAGGGAGAAAGATGTCCTGTCTGCAATATGTATTTAGTTCCGATTGAAGAGAAACTGGCCAAAGACCCTAATCATAAACCAACTTATTCCTCTACTCATCTTCCTGAAAACTTTAAAGACAGTATTGGAAAGTATTATTGTCCTATGTTTTGTGAAGGCGATAAGGTATATGATGAAAAAGGAGACTGCCCTGTGTGCCACATGCATTTAGAAGAGATTTCTGAAGACATGGCTAAAAATGCGGTTTCACATCATAGTCATTCACATTCTCACCCCCACACTCATCATCATAATCATCATCACGAAACCCCTAAAGTTACTGATGAAATGGCAGGAAAATACTATTGCCCAATGTATTGTGAAGGTGACAAAACCTATGATTCCAACGTAGGATGCCCGGTTTGTGGAATGGATCTGGTAAAATATCCGGAAAAGAAAACTGCAAAATACACCTGTCCAATGCACCCCGAAATCATCAGTGATGAACCGGGAAGCTGCTCTATCTGCGGAATGGATCTTGTCAGAATGCCAGATAGTAAAGACGATGAAGAGGACGAAACCTACAACATCCTGAAAAGAAAATTTCTGATTTCACTAGCCTTTACCGTCCCTGTTTTCATTTTATCAATGGGAGGAATGTTTATTGACTTTCCATTCTCACATCAGATTCAAGGATTTATTGAATTAGCATTAACACTTCCGGTTATGTTTTATTCCGGTTGGTTTCTGTTAAAAAGAGGCTGGGTTTCATTCAAAACCTGGAATCTTAATATGTTCAGCTTAATTGCGTTAGGTGTAGCTGCCGCATTTATTTTCAGTATTACAGCATTAGCTTTCCCAGATATTATTCCGCATGAAATTCGTGGACATAATCATGAGATTCCGTTATATTTTGAGGCGGTCTGTGTTATTCTGACCCTTGTTATTCTGGGGCAATTGATGGAAGCTGCAGCCCATAAAAAAACAGGAAATGCCATTAAAGAATTGATGAACCTATCCCCTGATGAAGCAAATCTTATTGTAAATGGTGAAGAAAAACGAGTATTACTTTCACAGGTAAAAATCGGAGACTTGCTAAAGGTAAAGCCAGGCGAAAAGATTCCGGTTGACGGAAAGATTACGGAAGGAAATTCTATCGTAGATGAAAGCATGATTACGGGTGAACCTGTTCCTGTTGAAAAAACAATTGATGATAAGGTTTCTTCGGGAACTATCAACGGAAATCAGGTATTTATCATGAAAGCTGAAAAAGTAGGTGATGAAACCTTACTTTCACAAATCATTAAAATGGTGAATGAAGCCAGCAGAAGCCGTGCACCTATCCAGAAACTGACAGATAAGGTATCAAAGGTATTTGTTCCGGTAGTGATTCTTATTGCAGTACTTACTTTTGTTCTTTGGCAGTTCTTTGGCCCGGAAGGGAAAAGAAGCTTATTTGCGTTTGTAAATGCTGTAGCGGTTCTAATTGTAGCATGCCCTTGTGCTTTAGGCTTGGCGACTCCAATGTCCTTAATGGTAGGAATCGGAAAAGGGGCTAAAAATGGTATTTTGATCAAAAACGCAGAAGCTTTAGAGCAAATGAATAAGGTTAATGTTTTGATTACTGATAAAACAGGAACTTTAACGGAAGGAAAGCCTTCTGTGGAATATATTGAAACAGCAAGCAAGGAAGATAAAAGCCAGATTTTAAAACTTGCTTTCTCCCTGAATCAAAATTCTGAACACCCACTTTCCAATGCTGTTATTAAAAGAGCAAAGGATGAAAATATAGCCGCTGAAAAAGTGGATCAGTTTGAAAATATATCAGGAAAAGGAGTAAAAGGAAATATCAATGGAAAAACAGTCTATCTTGGAAATGAAAGCCTGCTTACCTCTCATCAGATCCAGATTCCCAATGCATTAAAACAAAAAGCTATAGAAGTGCAATCAAAAGCCCATACCATTTCTTATGTAGCACAGGATCAGAATGTATTAGGGTTTATAAGCTTTACAGATAAAATTAAAGCAAGCTCTAAAAAAGCAGTAGACCGATTAATGAGCGAAGGTGTTGACATTATAATGATGACGGGAGATAATGAGCACACAGCAAAAGCTGTAGCCGAAGAATTAGGAATTAAACACTTTAAAGCCAATTGTCTTCCTGAAGATAAATTGAATGAGGTAAAAAGGTTACAACAACAAGGTAAAATCGTAGCCATGACCGGAGACGGAATCAATGACTCTCCTGCCCTTGCCCAGTCAAATATAGGAATTGCGATGGGAACAGGTACTGATGTTGCCATTGAAAGTGCTGAGATCACCTTATTAAAAGGAGATATTTTAGGAGTAGCTAAAGCAAAATTATTGAGTGAAAAACTGCTTAGAAATATCAAAGAAAATCTATTTTTTGCCTTCATCTATAATGTGTTGGGAATTCCGGTTGCGGCAGGATTATTGTATCCATTCTTTGGAATTCTGCTATCACCGATGATTGCCGCAGCTGCCATGAGTGTCAGTTCATTATCTGTGATTCTGAATTCTTTGAGATTAAACTCAGTGGATCTGGATATAAAATAA
- a CDS encoding DUF72 domain-containing protein, whose product MKKENLYIGCSGFYNNDWKGSLYPENAQSKDFLSLYAETFNTVEINSTFYRIPTAKTLLKWYDETPEAFRFFIKIPKTITHQKRLADSKEEITVFCDHIHKQLQQKLSGFLYQLPPSFKNTPENIDLIINHIDNNFLNVIEFRHESWWKQEIFDLLKSNNIIFSGVSFPGNLSEDVIINHSDIIYYRLHGKPVLYKSEYSEDFLNHLAESIKTIPQTTFIFFNNTWGNAAIKNTIYLKSILI is encoded by the coding sequence ATGAAAAAAGAAAATCTTTACATCGGTTGTTCAGGGTTTTATAATAATGACTGGAAAGGGTCTTTATATCCTGAGAATGCCCAAAGTAAAGATTTTCTTTCTTTATATGCCGAAACTTTTAATACCGTAGAGATCAATTCTACATTCTATAGAATTCCTACTGCTAAAACACTTTTAAAATGGTACGATGAAACCCCCGAAGCCTTTAGGTTCTTTATCAAAATCCCAAAAACCATTACCCATCAAAAACGTCTTGCAGATTCCAAAGAAGAGATTACTGTATTTTGTGATCATATCCATAAACAGCTTCAACAAAAGCTTTCAGGATTCCTGTATCAACTTCCACCTTCTTTTAAAAATACTCCGGAAAATATAGATCTGATCATCAACCATATTGACAATAACTTTTTAAATGTCATTGAATTTCGTCATGAATCCTGGTGGAAACAGGAAATTTTCGACCTTTTAAAAAGCAATAACATTATCTTCTCTGGTGTAAGCTTTCCAGGGAACCTTTCCGAAGATGTTATTATCAATCATTCTGACATAATATATTATAGACTTCATGGAAAACCTGTTCTTTATAAGTCTGAATACTCTGAAGATTTTCTAAATCATCTTGCTGAAAGCATTAAAACCATTCCACAGACTACTTTTATATTTTTCAATAATACCTGGGGGAATGCTGCTATTAAAAACACAATATACCTGAAAAGTATTTTAATCTAA